The genomic interval GCGCGGCGTCGCCATCGGTGACCGCGCTGATGGTCCAGCCGGCGCGTCTAAGAATAAAATCCAGCGATTCGAGAATGCTGGGCTCATCCTCGGCGATGAGTATGTCGATTGCCAATTTCCCCCCTTTGGCACCCGCGGTCTCCCGTCCGCAGATCTCAACACTAAATCGCAATCAGCTCCGATCGCCAAGGCCGAAATCGTCGGGGAGCAAAGGCGCTCGCACTTCAGCACTGGATTCGCCTGGCGACAGCGCCTCTTCCTGTCGGCTGGCGCAGGCGCGCCTCGTACAGAGGCGACAGCTTGGACCGACGGGAATGTCGGCAGAGACGTCGGACAGATCGAGCCCGGAGCCGTAAACCGTGCGGTCGGCGTGGAGCGCGTCGCAGGCCAGCATGACCGAGGAGAGCACCGGCTGTTCGCGAAACGATCCGGCGCGGCGCTGAACCGTGCGGGCCAGAAACAGGTAACGGGAGCCATCCGAAAACCGGACCACCTGTCGTTGCACCGTTTCCGGCGTGCGGAACGCGCCATAAATGGCCCAGAGCGGACAGGCGTGGCCACTATTGGGCAGCAGCAGGCCGGGCAACGGAAAGTGCTTGGTAAGGCGCCCTGCGGGATCGGAACGGAGGAATCCGAAAGGAATTCCTTCCTCGCCCGATCGGCGCAGCGTCACCAGCCGATGGGCCACCTGCTCAAAGCTGGCGTGATACATCTGCCGGAGGTGATCAATGTCATACGCGGAGGCCTCGGCATCGGCCAGCATGCGCGCATATGGGAAGACGATGGCGCCGGCGAGATAGGAGCCGAGTGCTCTCGATGCGAGGCGTTGTGCGGTTGGCGTGGAGAGCGACGCTTTGTTGAGTGTGCCCTTGATGGCGTCAGATGCGGCCAGTTCGCCGTAGAGACGCGCCAGCTGGAACTGGCGGGTGGCCAGCGTTGCCGAGCCTTGAAACCACATGCTGCGGCGAGACGGGTCGAAGCGATATGGCCCGGGGAAACCGGCATCTGCTGGCTTGCCGCCGATCACCACGCTGACGCCGAACTTGCTGTCCAGCAACTCACCCAGCGTGGCGATGCTGAAGCCCCCGGCCCGATCAATCTCGGCGCGCAGGGCGTCGGCGGCGGTTTCCAGTGCGGGAAAATGGTTCTGCTGGTCGATGATCAGGTCGTCGATTTCGCGGGCCGGCGAGCCGCTGCGGCGGGTTTCGTTTGAGGTCTCGAACTGGCCGATCAGATTGCGGGCAACGTCAGATAAAGTGCGGGCTTCACGCCCAATCGCCGCCAGAAACTGCCGCCGTTCGGCGTCATCGAGATCAGGCACGTCCTCAAGGATTTCAGCGCTGGAGCGGACGGCCGTGATTCCGGAAAGGACCTGGTGCAGCAGTTGCGACAGCAGTGGGTCGGAGCGTAACCGGTCGGCATAGGCATCAGCATTGGCAACCGCTCCGGCATAGGCGCGGTGCATGCGCGCCAGGGCCGTGGCGCTCGCTGGATATTGCGCCACCAGTTCCCGCCGCTCATCGGACCTAAACGGTAGCGACTCAACCATGGGGTCGGCGAAGGCTTCTTCGAGATCCTGCAGCAGTTTCTGTTCGGTTAGGCCGGCCAGTTCGTCGATATCGATTTCGAGTTGGGCCGCAACACGGTTCAGCAGCGCGCCGCCGATATCGCGTTTGTTGTTCTCGATCAGGTTGAGATAGCTCGGCGAAATACCCACCATGCGGGCCAGCGCCGCCTGTGAAATTCGCAGCGATTTCCGCCTGTTGCTGATGCGAAAGCCGATGGGCGCGCGCATGCTGTGACCCTCCCCCAGCGCCGCATCCGTCAATTCATTGACTATTGTAACGACACCTCAGAACAACAATTTACAGAATTTTCCTTTGATTACAACGCTCTATTGCCCTCGTTTTCTACCAAAGGTCATAATCCCCCTGCGGTGAGCTGCTGGCTAAGTATCAGTCGCCCCGCGCCACAGGAGGAATCAATGACACTTTTGAAGCGTGGCTTGTCCCGTCGCAGGGTCCTGCAGACTGGCATGGCCGGCATTATCGGTACGGGCGTAGCACCACTCATTTTCACCAAGGGCGCTTGGGCGCAGGAGTTCTGCAACAACCCAACCGGCGACACCGTAACCTTTGGCCTCAACCTGCCCCTGACCGGCGCTTATGCCGAAGAAGGCGCTGACGAGCAGAAGGCCTACGAACTCGCCGTAAAGCACCTCAATGGTGAAGGTGATGGCGGGCTGATCAACATGCTGCAGCCGACGGCCCTCAAGGGCAATGGCGTGCTGGGCAAGAAAGTGGTTTTCGTAACCTCCGACAGCCAGACCAAGGCCGACGTGGCCCGCGCTGGCGCGACCCGCATGATCGAGCGCGATGGCGCCATCATGGTGACGGGCGGCTCATCCTCGGCCGAAGCCATTGCCGTGCAGAGCCTCTGCCAGGAAATGGGCGTCATCTTCATGGCGGGCCTCACCCACTCCAACGACACCACCGGCAAGGACAAGCGTCGCTACGGTTTCCGCCACTTCTTCAACGCCTACCAGTCTGGCGTGGGCCTCGCGCCCGTGCTTGGCAAGGAATATGGCAACGACCGCCGCGCCTATCACCTCACCGCAGACTACACTTGGGGCTGGACGCAGGAAGAGTCGATCAAGAACGCCACCGAAGCACTCGGTTGGCAGACCGTTGAAGCCGTCCGCACGCCACTCGGCGCGGCCGATTTCAGCCAGTATCTGACGCCAATCCTGAACTCTGGTGCGGACGTTCTGATCCTCAACCACTACGGCACCGACATGGTCAACTCGCTGACTCAGGCCGTGCAGTTCGGCATGCGCGACCGCCAGGCCAACGGCAAGGATTTCCAGATCGTCACGCCACTGATCTCCGAACTGATGGCCAAGGGCGCCGGCGAAAACGTCAAGGGCATCTTCGGCACCTCGAACTGGCACTGGAACCTGCAGGACCCCGGCACCATCGCCTTCACCAAGTCGTTCGGCGCCGCCTATGGTAGCCCGCCATCGCAGGCCGCGCACACCGCCTATGTCCAGGCACTGCTCTACGCAGATGCCGTGGAACGCGCTGGCACCTTCTATCCGCCTGAAGTCATCAAGGCGCTGGAAGGCCACGAATTCGACGGCATGGGCAATGGCGCAACGCTGTATCGCGCCGAGGATCACCAGTGCATCAAGGACGTGCTGGTCGTTCAGGGCAACGAAAACCCGTCCAGCGAATATGACGTGCTGAACGTGGTGCAGAACGTTGATCGCGAACTGGTCGCCTACGATCCAGCGATCTTTGGCGGCGACCTCGGCCCCGCAGAACCCGCACCCATGTGCTGATCGTGCCTTGAGGCACTTGAGCGGGCCGCTTCTTCACCTCTCCCTTTGGGGGAGAGGTCGACCCTCTTGGGTCGGGT from Devosia sp. 2618 carries:
- a CDS encoding short-chain fatty acyl-CoA regulator family protein, with the protein product MRAPIGFRISNRRKSLRISQAALARMVGISPSYLNLIENNKRDIGGALLNRVAAQLEIDIDELAGLTEQKLLQDLEEAFADPMVESLPFRSDERRELVAQYPASATALARMHRAYAGAVANADAYADRLRSDPLLSQLLHQVLSGITAVRSSAEILEDVPDLDDAERRQFLAAIGREARTLSDVARNLIGQFETSNETRRSGSPAREIDDLIIDQQNHFPALETAADALRAEIDRAGGFSIATLGELLDSKFGVSVVIGGKPADAGFPGPYRFDPSRRSMWFQGSATLATRQFQLARLYGELAASDAIKGTLNKASLSTPTAQRLASRALGSYLAGAIVFPYARMLADAEASAYDIDHLRQMYHASFEQVAHRLVTLRRSGEEGIPFGFLRSDPAGRLTKHFPLPGLLLPNSGHACPLWAIYGAFRTPETVQRQVVRFSDGSRYLFLARTVQRRAGSFREQPVLSSVMLACDALHADRTVYGSGLDLSDVSADIPVGPSCRLCTRRACASRQEEALSPGESSAEVRAPLLPDDFGLGDRS
- a CDS encoding substrate-binding protein; this encodes MTLLKRGLSRRRVLQTGMAGIIGTGVAPLIFTKGAWAQEFCNNPTGDTVTFGLNLPLTGAYAEEGADEQKAYELAVKHLNGEGDGGLINMLQPTALKGNGVLGKKVVFVTSDSQTKADVARAGATRMIERDGAIMVTGGSSSAEAIAVQSLCQEMGVIFMAGLTHSNDTTGKDKRRYGFRHFFNAYQSGVGLAPVLGKEYGNDRRAYHLTADYTWGWTQEESIKNATEALGWQTVEAVRTPLGAADFSQYLTPILNSGADVLILNHYGTDMVNSLTQAVQFGMRDRQANGKDFQIVTPLISELMAKGAGENVKGIFGTSNWHWNLQDPGTIAFTKSFGAAYGSPPSQAAHTAYVQALLYADAVERAGTFYPPEVIKALEGHEFDGMGNGATLYRAEDHQCIKDVLVVQGNENPSSEYDVLNVVQNVDRELVAYDPAIFGGDLGPAEPAPMC